The following proteins are encoded in a genomic region of Coffea eugenioides isolate CCC68of chromosome 6, Ceug_1.0, whole genome shotgun sequence:
- the LOC113773904 gene encoding uncharacterized protein LOC113773904: MATVINHLESQVFGNLPSQPETNPKNVSAITLRSDKKVEEPKATNLKSKIEEKIEKEIEEEEPIHGDPKVKFTPSTPIKSNLPPLRCRLEKTKKQNKENEILEIFRKVAINIPLLDAIKQVPKYAQFLKNLCVNKKKLRGDEQIVVDENVSPILKRKIPPKYGDPDMFIIACKIGRSNIENVMLDLGDSINVMPKSFYDFLNLGPLKETRIIIQLADHTFTYPDGIVEDVLVQVEELIFLLIFMCFTWMIEVPQIHTHYIRKAILEYHPD; the protein is encoded by the coding sequence atggcAACTGTAATTAATCACTTAGAGTCCCAAGTTTTCGGAAATTTGCCATCGCAACCCGAGACAAACCCAAAGAATGTAAGTGCCATAACATTAAGGAGTGACAAGAAAGTGGAGGAGCCTAAGGCCACGAACCTAAAGAGTAAAATtgaagaaaagatcgaaaaagagattgaagaagaagaacccATTCACGGAGACCCTAAGGTAAAATTTACTCCTTCAACTCCTATTAAATCTAACTTACCTCCTTTGCgttgcaggttggaaaagacaaagaagcaaaataaggaaaatgagaTTCTAGAGATATTTCGAAAGGTGGCAATCAATATCCCGTTATTGGACGCGATCAAGCAAGTGCCAAAATACGCTCAATTCTTGAAAAACTTGTGCGTCAACAAGAAGAAGTTGAGGGGGGATGAACAAATTGTGGTAGATGAGAATGTTTCACcaattttaaaaaggaaaataccACCTAAATATGGAGATCCAGATATGTTTATTATCGCCTGTAAGATTGGACGTTCGAATATCGAAAATGTCATGCTAGATTTAGGGGAttctattaatgtgatgcctaaaTCATTTTATGATTTCCTAAATTTAGGACCTTTAAAAGAAACGAgaataataattcaattggccGATCATACATTTACTTATCCGGATGGGATAGTTGAGGATGTCTTAGTGCAAGTAGAAGAATTAAttttcctgctgatttttatgtgctttacatggatgatagaaGTGCCCCAAATCCACACCCATTATATTAGGAAGGCCATTCTTGAGTACCACCCAGACTAA